TGATTAGACGCCCATCTTTTAATACTACTTCTTTCCCTTCTTTTAACTGCTGATAATGAGGCCCTGGGGGAATATTCATTTCTCTTAAACGCTGAACGTCCAGTGACCCTGGCAAATCTTTTTCGACAACGCGATATCCATAAGATAAAATGCCATGTTCAAGTTTGCCAAACTTCACTGAAAAAGTTTCATCTTCAAAAATCGTTCCACTTTCACTTTCCTCTTCTATTTCAACAACCTCTAGAGGATATTGCAGATGAGTTTGACTTACAGCCAGCGTGACTTCAATAAATTCTTTAATTCCTTTTGGCCCGTATACAGTAAGCAGCGATTCTCCGCCTTGAAACGAACGGCTTCCAAGGAGTCCAGGTAAGCCATAAATATGATCACCGTGAAGGTGCGTAATAAAAATTTTCTCAATTCGTCTCGGTTTAACGGTTGTATGTAAAATTTGATGCTGCGTTGCTTCTCCGCAATCAAAAAGCCACACCGCCCCTCTTTCTTGCAAAAGTTCGAGCGCAAGAGATGAAACATTCCGCTGTTTTGCTGGTACTCCTGCACCCGTTCCTAAAAATAACAATTCCATTTTCTACTTCCTCCTTCACACGCACAAAAAGCCTGTAAGTATATTATACAGGCTTTTTGCAAACTTACCTATTTGATGCTGTCAAGCGCATACGTAATAGTAGCTAATAACAGCTCAATATCACTTTCCTCAATGTTGAGCGGCGGCGAGAGCGTGAGAACATTATTATAGCCGGCTACCGTTGCTCCATTTTTCCCAATAATGACTCCTTTGCTTTTACATTTAGCAATCACTTCATTTACAAGATTAACGTCTAGCGGTTCCTTCGTTTGCTTATCAGCTACAAGTTCAATTCCGATTAAAAGCCCTTTACCTCTTACATCTCCAACGTATGGGTGGCTATCAATAAGCGGCGTTAGCTCACTTAATACGTAAGCCCCGAGCTGTTTAGAACGATCAAACAGATTTTCTCTTTCCATAATTTCTAAATTCTTTAATGCCAGTGCACACGCAGCCGGGCTTCCTCCAAATGTATTAACGTGACGAAAATACTCGTACTGATCGCTATCTTTGAACGCTTCATAGATTTCTTTTTTAACAGCAGTTGCCGAGAGCGGAAGATATGCGCTTGTAATTCCTTTTGCCATGGTAATGATATCTGGTTTTACATCGTAGTTCATAAAACCAAAGGCTTCTCCTGTACGTCCAAAGCCGCAAATAACTTCATCTACAATTAGAAGTGCACCGTGTTTTTCACACGTTTCTTTTACGCCTTTCATATAATTTTGAGGCGGTAAAAGAATTCCTCCACCTGTAATAATTGGCTCCATAATAACAGCGGCAATCGTTTCGCTTAGCTCCCACGTCATGACATTGTCAATATCTTTTACAGATTGAAGCTCTTCTTTTGGCGCATGGTAGTCATCTTGCCCTCGGTATGAATCAGGCGGCGCAACGTGAATAAAGCCAGGAGCAAGCGGTTCATATTTATATTTACGCTGAGCTTGGCCCGTTGCTGCTAGTGCGCCCATTGAATTTCCATGATACCCTCGGTAACGCGAAATAAATTTGTAGCGAGAATGCTCTCCTTTTTGCTGATGGTATTGACGCACAATTTTAAAAGCCGTTTCATTTGCTTCAGATCCGCTATTTGAAAAGAAGATAACATAGCCATCACCTAGCATTTCATTTAGCTTCTCTGCTAGTTTGATAGCAGGTACGTGAGATTGAGTGAGCGGAAAATAAGCCAGTTCTTTTAGCTGCTCGTAAGCTGCGAGCGCTAACTCATCCCGTCCATACCCGGTATTTACACACCAAAGCCCTGCCATTGCATCTAAATAGCGATTTCCTTGTTCATCTGTAATCCAAGCACCTTTTGCTTTTGTAGCTACCATCGTTGCATCCGGACTGTATGGTTTCATTCCATGCCATACATACTGCTCATCTTTTGCACGCAGATCTTTTTCATTTTGACTGACCTGTACCATCTTATCCACTCCCAAATCGCTAGCGCGGTATTTTTTTCTGTATGAAAAGACTTCGACAAAATGCCGAAGCCACTTGCTATATTCATCTATATGTTAAAAGTCAAAGCGTGATGTAACCATCTTTTTACGTGTAAAGAAGTTCAAACCGTCTTTGCCGTTTACATGCAAATCTCCGTAAAAAGAGTCTTTCCAGCCGGAGAATGGGAAGAAGGCCATCGTAGCAGGTACTCCTACGTTAATGCCGAGCATACCCGCATCTGCTTCTTCTCTAAATTGACGCACCGCTTTTGCATCTTTTGTATAAATCGTTGCTCCATTTCCAAAACGAGATTTTTCCATATAGCGAAGTGCTTCATCTAATGTGTCAGCGCGAAGCAAGCTTAGTACAGGTGCAAAAATCTCTTCTTTAGCAATGGTCATATCAAGAGTTACGCGGTCAAAAATGGTTGCTCCTAAGAAATTTCCTTCTGCATGTTCATCCATTTCTTTACGTCCGTCACGAATGAGTTCCGCCCCTTCTTTCATGCCAAGTTCAATATAATCCAGCACCTTATCACGGTGCTCTTTTCGAATCACGGGCGTTAGAAGCACTTCATCATCAAATCCGCTTCCCATAATTAATTCATCTGCTTTTTGCTTTAATTTCGCGACGAATTCATCTCCTTTTTCACCAACTACGACCACCGCGCTGCAAGCCATGCATCGCTGGCCGGCACTTCCATAAGCCGAGCTGATAATATGGGATACCGCTTTATCCATATCGCAGTCTGGCATCACAACATGATGATTTTTAGCTCCGGATAAAGCCTGAACTCGTTTCCCTTGAGCTGCAGCTTGTTCATAAACATACTTTGCTACCGGCTGCGATCCGACGAATGAAATCGCTTTAACTTTTTCGTGCTCTATTAATCCATTCACGACATCATGTGCCCCGTGTACAATATTTAATAATCCATCCGGTGCTCCTGCTTCTGTAAAAAGTTCAGCAAGTCGCGTTGCTAAAAGCGGCGTTCGCTCAGACGGTTTTAATACAAACGTATTTCCACATACAATGGCAAGCGGGAACATCCACAGCGGTACCATCATTGGAAAATTAAAAGGTGTGATGCCTCCGACAACACCAAGTGGGAAACGGAACATTTCAGAATCAATTTCTTCCGCTATGTTATTTAATGATTCTCCCATTAATAAAGTAGGAGCACCCGCAGCAAACTCCACGCATTCAATACCGCGCTGTACTTCACCGTAAGCTTCTTTAAAAGCCTTGCCGTTTTCTTGTACAACTAATTTCGCTAACTCTTCGTGATGCTTAACTAGTAAATGCTGAAACGCAAACATTAATCTTGCTCGTTTTGGAGCAGGAACGTTACGCCATGTTTCAAATGTTTTTTGCGCTGTTTCCACCGCATTGGCTACGTCTTCTTTTGTAGAAAGCGGTACTTTTGCAATTACTTCGCCCGTCGATGGATTAATTACCTCTCCAAATTTTTGCCCTGCCGTATCAACCCATTTTCCGCCCACGTAATTTTTTAAAACTTGCGTATCATTATTCACAACTGACATATCGCTTGGCCTCCTCAAAAAATAAGAAATGACAAATCTACCTTTATTATTGAATAAATAAATGGTGGTTGCATTAGACAAAATGTGAAACAACTCTAGATTCTCGTTTCACATTTTGCGCAGTGAACTCGGAGAAAGCATGAACTAAAATGAACATATAGTAAAATCATCCTCAACATAAAAAAACAGCTGTTTCCAGCTGCTTACTTATCCGTTTATAAATTCCGCACGCGACTTTTTCATCATAAACAAATATTCATATGCCATAATCATAAATTCAATCGCCAATCGTTTTTCCGGCTCCATAAAATCTTCACCCAGCAGCTTTTCTAGTTTTTCAATGCGGTGATACAGCGTTTGCCGCACAATGTATAAACGCTTAGCCGTCTCTTGTTTAGATCCGTTGCATGCTAAATAAATTTTTAATGTTTCCATGAGTTTTGCATTGTACGTTTCATCATATGTAATAACGGGCTGCAGATATTCAAACACCACTTCCTGTAAGTCTTCATGCTGATGTAAAAGCGAAATAATTCGGTACATATGCAAATCATCATAAAAATGAATAATGGTTTGTTTTTGCAGCATTTCTTGAATCGAAATTGTTTCTTTAGCCGTTTCATAGCTTTTATGCATACAGTCAAGCTGTTCACAGTATTGGCCAATTCCGATAAAGCTAATAGCGTTCCGCTTTGAGTTTTCATCCGATTCGTATTGATTCATCCAGCGGTGAAGGCTGCTTTCTAATCTCTCTCTCCACGTGCTAACCATTCGTTTGTTCAAAAGAATAAATAACACTTCGCGATTTCGCTCGGAGACTAATAAGTGAAAGCCTTCTTGTTCAAAGATGCTTCGTAAGATCAGCTTAAAATACGTTCGATCAAACTTTTCCCGTCTTTGCCACTTACAGCAAACAACGATACCCCCGCGAATAGGAGAATCTGAACACACCTCGTGCATAGAATCTTTTATTTGTTCAAGAGTTAGCTCTCCGTTCATCCATTTCGTCATCCATTCAGTTTCATCTACTCTTTTTTTCTCTTCGACATACAAGTCCTTCAAAAAATGCTGAGCAAGTGCAGTTGCCGTCCGATCAACGGTGAGCACTTCAAGTTCTGTTAACGCTTCATTTATAGAGGCGACATACAGCTGAGCATAATCTTGTCCTAATAAATGAATAGGCTGCTCAGTAAAATGCGGACTCTCATTTTCCCTGCTTATATAATGAAGTAGAAGCTGCTGTTTGAGTAAGTCCATCTCCGGAGCAAAGGTAAATAATTCATTTGAAACTTTAAGGCCGACAAGAAGCCCCGTAGATTCATATAAACACTGTAAGATAACGGCCGGGTCATTAACTGTTAACAGCAGCTGATTTAGCCGATGAGAATACTGTTCTAAATCGGAAATCATTTGATAATGCTGATTAATTAAAAGTGAGTGAACATCTTGCGTAATTTCAACGAACGGAACTTCTTCGTGAAATAAAATAATCGGAAAATCACATTCGTTCGCTTTATCAATGACAATTTGCGGAATCTTAGAAGTATAAGTGCCAAGTTCAATACACAGTCCTGATGCCTTACAAGAAATTAATTGCTGAAGAAATGATAAACAAGATTGAGGATCTTCTCCCCAGCCTACCCCTGTTGATAAAATGAGCTCGTTTCCTTTTAGCAGCTCATTAATGCGCGTCACTTCCATCACGTGCACCCACTTCACAGAATTAGTAAGCCCTTTCTCTCCAGCTATTACTTCACAGTTTACAAAATGTTTCCTTGTTAAAATCTCTGTTACTGTTAAATATGATTTCAAGTCAACACCGCCCCTAGCGAATTTCACATCATGTCTCCTGGATCATTAACGCGTATTTCGCATATGTGTAGAACAAAAGCTATATCTTCTTACATTATATTAAATATTTAGAAGAAATAAAATATTTAATAAAAGAAACGAAAAAAGCTGTAACGATAATGGATCGTTACAGCTTCTGAGCCGTTTGCTGTAATTTATTAAAAAAACCGTGGCGCTTAACCGCTTGTTCTTTAATTCGGTGAATTTCTTTTTTATAAAAACGCAAATCTTGTAGTGACACTGCATTTAACATTTCCATTTTTAATTTATCAATAATTTTTGTTTCTTCTTGTGTCATACACTGCGTAGCTTGATCCATCCGTGTCACACCCTTTTTATATTTAATAGATTTATTGTGAAAACGTTCTACTATAATATTTACTACAATTTACTAGATAACTAAACCTTTTCTCTTTCGATGTAAACGAAATGTAACAACTGTAATACAGTCAATGGATAATATCTAGTTATTTTGTTTCACATCCAAAACGAAAAAAACACAAAAACGGATCACTTTTGTCAGCCAATATAGTAAAAAACTTATAGGTCTTAGTAAACAAAGAAAGGGATTGAGACATAACTAAATTACTTCCATCAACATCTAGGAGCTCCTGCATACGTGAAACCTACGTTCACCCTACCAATAAAAAAATCCGAACGATTCATCGTTCGGATCTTCCTTCAGCTAAAATAATTTTGTCTCAGCCTTCGTTTTTATACTTGTTGAATCAGTAAGGATGAAAAATACTTTCTAGCATCCGCCGTCAATATATGAAGCGTTTCTTGTTCGGTTTGATTCTTTTCGATGCGTTCAAACGTCACAAACGCCCCGCTTAGATTCTCTGTTACAGCCGTTATTTTAAATCCTTTTTGCAGCAAAAAATCAATCTTTTCCCGCTCTGCCATATATTCATGGTAACTTGACATTCCCCTGCCTCCAATCTATTTTGGCATCTGTTTTTATAACGTTAATTTTTCAGCTTCGTTAGCCGTGTTTAACTCATTAAACTTTGCTCTTTTTGTATACTGTCCATAGCCTTTTTGACCGACAAACTGCTTATCTTTTACGACAAATTCTCCTCGGCAAAGCACTGAAACCGGCTCACCTGTAACTTTCATTCCCTCAAATGCGCTATAATCAACTGCCATATGATGCGTTTTAGCTGAAATCGCACGTTCAACAGAAGGGTCAAATATAAGCAGATCCGCGTCTGCACCAACTGCTATCGTTCCTTTTTTCGGATACAGTCCGAACAGCTTCGCGATTTTTGTTGACGTTATATCCACAAACTGATTGATATTAATTCGGTTTTTCACTACTCCTTCTGAAAATAAAAGGCTCATGCGATCCTCGATAATAGGTCCTCCGTTTGGAATCTTTGTAAAATCTCCTTTTCCTAGATCTTTTTGACCGTTAAAATCAAACGAGCACTGATCTGATCCAATCGTTTGCAAGTCGCCATTACGCAGGGCATTCCACAAAACATCTTGGTTCCATTTTTCACGTAAAGGCGGCGACCATACGTATTTTGCTCCTTCAAAATCCGGTTTCTCTAAATAGGTTTGGTCAAGCGTCAAATACTGCGGACACGTTTCGCCCCAGATATTTACGCCTTTTTCCCTTGCTTCAGCAATCTTTTTAACTGCTTCAGCGCAAGATACGTGAACAACATAGAGCTGTGAGTCAGCAAGCTCGGTTAGCACTGCGGCTCTTCCCGTAGCTTCTCCTTCTATTTCCGGAGGACGAGTGAGTGCATGATAGATAGGATCAGTTTGTCCTTGCTCCAGCGCTTTTGCCGTTAAATACTCAATAACATCTCCATTTTCAGCATGTACCATCACAAGCGCCCCTAGTTTTTTAGCTTGCACTAGCGTTTGGTAAAGGGTAGCATCGTCTGCTTGAAAAACATTTTTATAGGCCATGAACACTTTAAAAGAAGTAATTCCTTCTTTTTCAATAATCGTAGGAAGCTCATTTAATACATCTTCCGTGATTTCTCCAATCATTAGATGAAAGCTGTAATCGATAGCCGCTTTTCCTTTTGATTTTTCATGCCATGTGCCGATCGCTTTTTGGAGCGGTTCGCCTTTATTGGTTAAGCAAAAATCAATAACAGTTGTCGTACCTCCAAAAGCTGCTGCTCTTGTACCTGTTTCAAAGTCGTCTTTTGTAACGGTCCCTCCAAACGGCATATCCAAATGAGTATGGGGATCGATGCCTCCTGGGAATACATAGTTGCCTTTTGCATCAATCACTTCGCATCCCTGTTCTTCAAAAGCTGAGCCAATTGCCGAAATCACTCCATTCTCAATTAAAATATCGGCTTTATACGTATCTGTTGCTGTGACTATGACACCATTTTTAACGATTTTCTTCATTTCTTCATCCCCTTTGTATTTATACGTCCAATCGCTGTGCAGCCGTCGCTTGTAAAGCAGCTTGGCGTTCATTCCACGTCATTGGCGGTTGTTCATTTGGTAATTCAACCATAGATATAGCTCCGTCCACAGGACATACAATCGAACATAAATTACAGCCTACACAATCTTCTTCTCGTACTTTTAAATAAGGTTTCCCTGAAGGATCTTTCAACATATCAATACATTGGTGAGAAGTATCTTCACAAGAAATATGACACTTATTGCAGTTAATACACGTATCAGGGTCGATGCGAGCCACTAC
The genomic region above belongs to Priestia megaterium and contains:
- a CDS encoding CoA-acylating methylmalonate-semialdehyde dehydrogenase, which gives rise to MSVVNNDTQVLKNYVGGKWVDTAGQKFGEVINPSTGEVIAKVPLSTKEDVANAVETAQKTFETWRNVPAPKRARLMFAFQHLLVKHHEELAKLVVQENGKAFKEAYGEVQRGIECVEFAAGAPTLLMGESLNNIAEEIDSEMFRFPLGVVGGITPFNFPMMVPLWMFPLAIVCGNTFVLKPSERTPLLATRLAELFTEAGAPDGLLNIVHGAHDVVNGLIEHEKVKAISFVGSQPVAKYVYEQAAAQGKRVQALSGAKNHHVVMPDCDMDKAVSHIISSAYGSAGQRCMACSAVVVVGEKGDEFVAKLKQKADELIMGSGFDDEVLLTPVIRKEHRDKVLDYIELGMKEGAELIRDGRKEMDEHAEGNFLGATIFDRVTLDMTIAKEEIFAPVLSLLRADTLDEALRYMEKSRFGNGATIYTKDAKAVRQFREEADAGMLGINVGVPATMAFFPFSGWKDSFYGDLHVNGKDGLNFFTRKKMVTSRFDF
- the hydA gene encoding dihydropyrimidinase — protein: MKKIVKNGVIVTATDTYKADILIENGVISAIGSAFEEQGCEVIDAKGNYVFPGGIDPHTHLDMPFGGTVTKDDFETGTRAAAFGGTTTVIDFCLTNKGEPLQKAIGTWHEKSKGKAAIDYSFHLMIGEITEDVLNELPTIIEKEGITSFKVFMAYKNVFQADDATLYQTLVQAKKLGALVMVHAENGDVIEYLTAKALEQGQTDPIYHALTRPPEIEGEATGRAAVLTELADSQLYVVHVSCAEAVKKIAEAREKGVNIWGETCPQYLTLDQTYLEKPDFEGAKYVWSPPLREKWNQDVLWNALRNGDLQTIGSDQCSFDFNGQKDLGKGDFTKIPNGGPIIEDRMSLLFSEGVVKNRININQFVDITSTKIAKLFGLYPKKGTIAVGADADLLIFDPSVERAISAKTHHMAVDYSAFEGMKVTGEPVSVLCRGEFVVKDKQFVGQKGYGQYTKRAKFNELNTANEAEKLTL
- a CDS encoding PucR family transcriptional regulator; protein product: MKFARGGVDLKSYLTVTEILTRKHFVNCEVIAGEKGLTNSVKWVHVMEVTRINELLKGNELILSTGVGWGEDPQSCLSFLQQLISCKASGLCIELGTYTSKIPQIVIDKANECDFPIILFHEEVPFVEITQDVHSLLINQHYQMISDLEQYSHRLNQLLLTVNDPAVILQCLYESTGLLVGLKVSNELFTFAPEMDLLKQQLLLHYISRENESPHFTEQPIHLLGQDYAQLYVASINEALTELEVLTVDRTATALAQHFLKDLYVEEKKRVDETEWMTKWMNGELTLEQIKDSMHEVCSDSPIRGGIVVCCKWQRREKFDRTYFKLILRSIFEQEGFHLLVSERNREVLFILLNKRMVSTWRERLESSLHRWMNQYESDENSKRNAISFIGIGQYCEQLDCMHKSYETAKETISIQEMLQKQTIIHFYDDLHMYRIISLLHQHEDLQEVVFEYLQPVITYDETYNAKLMETLKIYLACNGSKQETAKRLYIVRQTLYHRIEKLEKLLGEDFMEPEKRLAIEFMIMAYEYLFMMKKSRAEFING
- a CDS encoding aspartate aminotransferase family protein, yielding MVQVSQNEKDLRAKDEQYVWHGMKPYSPDATMVATKAKGAWITDEQGNRYLDAMAGLWCVNTGYGRDELALAAYEQLKELAYFPLTQSHVPAIKLAEKLNEMLGDGYVIFFSNSGSEANETAFKIVRQYHQQKGEHSRYKFISRYRGYHGNSMGALAATGQAQRKYKYEPLAPGFIHVAPPDSYRGQDDYHAPKEELQSVKDIDNVMTWELSETIAAVIMEPIITGGGILLPPQNYMKGVKETCEKHGALLIVDEVICGFGRTGEAFGFMNYDVKPDIITMAKGITSAYLPLSATAVKKEIYEAFKDSDQYEYFRHVNTFGGSPAACALALKNLEIMERENLFDRSKQLGAYVLSELTPLIDSHPYVGDVRGKGLLIGIELVADKQTKEPLDVNLVNEVIAKCKSKGVIIGKNGATVAGYNNVLTLSPPLNIEESDIELLLATITYALDSIK
- the rnz gene encoding ribonuclease Z; the protein is MELLFLGTGAGVPAKQRNVSSLALELLQERGAVWLFDCGEATQHQILHTTVKPRRIEKIFITHLHGDHIYGLPGLLGSRSFQGGESLLTVYGPKGIKEFIEVTLAVSQTHLQYPLEVVEIEEESESGTIFEDETFSVKFGKLEHGILSYGYRVVEKDLPGSLDVQRLREMNIPPGPHYQQLKEGKEVVLKDGRLINGQEFVGEPKKGKVITVLGDTRRCTQSVQLAMHANVLIHEATFAAGDEELAYNYFHSTAKEAAEIAKTASAERLILSHISSRYQGDAVSQLAEGAKEIFPNTDIAEDLKRFTIS